A single window of Actinoallomurus bryophytorum DNA harbors:
- a CDS encoding lipopolysaccharide biosynthesis protein: protein MMALRGELSNPLFRNAYALMINGGLTGVLGLGYWLLAARIYDPAEVGRQSAQNQAMMFLGGLTALNFILIRFIPEMGPRTRALTLRTYLAGALAAGTLAVGFLLTLRWWGSPFAHLSGPAHGAFFVLAVVSWSLFTAQDGVLTGLRRATWVLGKNTLFACLKVVLLVALATELPADGITASWVLAAVALLLPVELLVQSRLIPRHVVETTSDRPIPSGGQIGRYFAGDYTGTLFYYALCNLVPVVVATTLSASDNAYFYMAWVLGATVDVLAVNMGMSLTVEGAFDVDGLAVACRSAMRRMALILVPITAVIFFGAQAGLAVFGPGYAEKGAPLLRLLALAALPKALIELYIGVLRVQRRTRVIALLQAVRFAAVLAFVLILGRNSEITGPGYAVLAVTIAIAAVVLPGLLRAARPIPMDTAPADLGEAATGPSPIGSFDTDSSVSIMREEPFEPGEPPDTDPPGRRPVGAALAWVLFLSGLALYWLPLRNVDLNRMDGYGLVSVLPVATLVGGGLLVVAFMFTLWLRRPYRALLLLQLVAIIVSLHGLAPALEQYARPETAWQHNGFVEYITRTGGADYVLDARFSWPGFFALIAFVTRLAGVNNLEPLLHWAPVASQLLYLAPMYLILRTMRANWRAQWLAAWLFAAADWVGQDYFSPQGFGYLLYLLFIGILLNWFRPQARLTAWGTSTGRLRAFVRGPFASGERPPPVTTVGERTVLMFVLVVLFAVTTASHQLTPFLILFVSAALVLVKRNTARGLPILLGVMVASWISFMTTAYWVGHVNDLFSGAGALLSNLTGGVAGRVSKGSESLATVQTGRILIAATVMLVAALGLLRRRLRRIDDRVALVLLVVPFLAAGLQSYGGEIALRVYLFVIPGACILAAYLFFPTTFTAPRRTLAVLTATVCGLMIAGGFLFVRFGNENFEQVRPGDVSAFDAMLDQSPNNEINVVWLADPQDDAGYFPMMPWGARDMEHFDYTAVRAPANPADVTGIVKALLDRPGGYFVTTRGNEAYNHYNYGLSASYGDRMRAALAASPQLRLVTANDDASVYTLANPPGGDAPRATRYPNFGIGHTTWTPIGLCAIPLLIVVLVAREVLRVRLRPGETWRLQPLTVWSTFLVIVLAVVIVERFLTLG, encoded by the coding sequence ATGATGGCGCTCCGAGGTGAGCTGTCCAACCCGCTGTTCCGCAACGCGTACGCATTGATGATCAACGGCGGGCTCACCGGCGTCCTGGGGCTCGGCTACTGGCTGCTCGCCGCGCGGATCTACGATCCGGCCGAGGTCGGCCGCCAGTCCGCGCAGAACCAGGCGATGATGTTCCTCGGCGGGCTCACCGCGCTGAACTTCATCCTCATCCGGTTCATCCCGGAGATGGGCCCGCGTACACGGGCGCTGACACTGCGGACCTACCTCGCCGGAGCGCTGGCGGCGGGGACGCTCGCGGTGGGGTTCCTGCTCACGCTGCGGTGGTGGGGATCACCGTTCGCCCACCTGTCCGGACCGGCCCACGGCGCCTTCTTCGTGCTGGCGGTCGTGTCGTGGAGCCTGTTCACGGCGCAGGACGGCGTGCTCACCGGGCTGCGCCGCGCCACCTGGGTGCTGGGCAAGAACACCCTGTTCGCCTGCCTCAAGGTCGTGCTGCTGGTGGCGCTGGCCACCGAACTGCCGGCCGACGGCATCACCGCGTCCTGGGTGCTGGCCGCGGTCGCGCTGCTCCTGCCGGTCGAGCTGCTCGTCCAGAGCCGGCTCATCCCCCGCCACGTCGTGGAGACCACAAGCGACCGGCCGATCCCCTCCGGCGGGCAGATCGGCCGCTACTTCGCCGGCGACTACACCGGCACGCTCTTCTACTACGCCCTGTGCAACCTCGTCCCGGTCGTGGTCGCGACCACGCTCTCGGCCAGCGACAACGCGTACTTCTACATGGCCTGGGTGCTCGGCGCCACAGTGGACGTGCTCGCCGTGAACATGGGGATGTCACTCACGGTCGAGGGCGCCTTCGACGTCGACGGCCTGGCCGTCGCCTGCCGGTCCGCGATGCGCCGGATGGCCCTGATCCTCGTCCCGATCACCGCGGTCATCTTCTTCGGCGCCCAGGCCGGGCTGGCGGTCTTCGGTCCCGGCTACGCCGAGAAGGGCGCACCGCTGCTGCGCCTGCTGGCCCTCGCCGCACTCCCCAAGGCGCTGATCGAGCTCTACATCGGGGTTCTGCGGGTGCAGCGCCGCACACGGGTGATCGCGTTGCTGCAGGCCGTACGCTTCGCCGCCGTCCTGGCGTTCGTCCTGATACTGGGCCGCAACTCCGAGATCACCGGGCCCGGATACGCCGTGCTGGCGGTCACCATCGCCATCGCCGCCGTCGTACTCCCCGGCCTGCTGCGCGCCGCACGCCCGATCCCCATGGACACCGCGCCGGCCGACCTGGGCGAAGCGGCGACGGGCCCGTCGCCGATCGGTTCGTTCGACACGGACTCCTCCGTCAGCATCATGCGTGAGGAGCCCTTCGAGCCGGGAGAGCCGCCGGACACCGACCCTCCGGGCCGCCGTCCGGTGGGGGCCGCGCTGGCCTGGGTCCTGTTCCTGTCCGGGCTCGCGCTGTACTGGCTGCCGCTGCGCAACGTCGACCTGAACCGCATGGACGGGTACGGCCTGGTCTCGGTGCTGCCGGTCGCCACACTCGTGGGCGGCGGGCTGCTCGTGGTGGCGTTCATGTTCACGCTGTGGCTGCGCCGCCCGTACCGCGCGCTGTTGCTGCTGCAGCTGGTCGCGATCATCGTGTCGCTGCACGGGCTGGCGCCGGCCCTGGAGCAGTACGCGCGGCCGGAGACGGCGTGGCAGCACAACGGGTTCGTGGAGTACATCACGCGTACCGGCGGCGCGGACTACGTCCTGGACGCGCGTTTCAGCTGGCCGGGCTTCTTCGCACTGATCGCGTTCGTGACGCGGCTCGCCGGGGTGAACAACCTCGAACCCCTGCTGCACTGGGCGCCGGTGGCCAGCCAGCTGCTGTACCTCGCGCCGATGTACCTCATCCTGCGGACCATGCGGGCGAACTGGCGCGCGCAGTGGCTGGCGGCCTGGCTCTTCGCCGCGGCCGACTGGGTGGGCCAGGACTACTTCTCCCCGCAGGGCTTCGGCTACCTGCTGTACCTGCTGTTCATCGGCATCCTGCTCAACTGGTTCCGGCCGCAGGCACGGCTCACCGCTTGGGGCACCAGCACCGGCCGGCTCCGCGCGTTCGTCCGCGGCCCGTTCGCCTCCGGCGAGCGCCCGCCGCCCGTGACGACGGTGGGCGAGCGTACGGTGCTGATGTTCGTCCTGGTCGTGCTCTTCGCGGTCACGACCGCGAGCCACCAGCTGACCCCGTTCTTGATCCTGTTCGTCTCCGCGGCGCTCGTGCTGGTCAAGCGCAACACCGCGCGCGGCCTGCCGATCCTTCTGGGCGTCATGGTGGCGAGCTGGATCAGCTTCATGACCACGGCGTACTGGGTCGGGCACGTGAACGACCTGTTCTCGGGTGCCGGCGCGCTGCTGTCCAACCTCACCGGCGGCGTGGCCGGACGGGTCAGCAAGGGCAGCGAGAGCCTGGCCACGGTCCAGACGGGACGGATCCTGATCGCCGCCACCGTCATGCTCGTCGCCGCGCTCGGCCTGCTCCGCAGGCGGCTGCGCCGGATCGATGACCGGGTGGCGCTCGTACTCCTGGTGGTGCCGTTCCTCGCGGCGGGCCTGCAGAGTTACGGCGGCGAGATCGCGCTGCGGGTCTACCTCTTCGTGATCCCGGGCGCGTGCATCCTGGCGGCGTACCTGTTCTTCCCGACGACGTTCACGGCCCCGCGCCGCACGCTCGCCGTGCTCACCGCGACGGTCTGCGGGTTGATGATCGCCGGCGGCTTCCTGTTCGTCCGCTTCGGCAACGAGAACTTCGAGCAGGTACGGCCCGGCGACGTGAGCGCGTTCGACGCGATGCTGGACCAGAGCCCGAACAACGAGATCAACGTGGTGTGGCTGGCGGACCCCCAGGACGACGCCGGTTACTTCCCGATGATGCCGTGGGGCGCCCGCGACATGGAGCACTTCGACTACACGGCCGTACGCGCGCCGGCGAACCCCGCGGATGTGACGGGCATCGTCAAGGCGCTTCTGGACCGTCCGGGCGGCTACTTCGTCACCACGCGTGGCAACGAGGCGTACAACCACTACAACTACGGCCTGTCCGCGTCGTACGGCGACCGGATGCGGGCCGCGCTGGCGGCCTCGCCGCAGCTGCGGCTCGTGACCGCCAACGACGACGCGTCGGTCTACACACTGGCGAACCCCCCGGGTGGCGACGCGCCGCGGGCCACCCGCTATCCGAACTTCGGCATCGGGCACACGACGTGGACGCCGATCGGGCTGTGCGCCATTCCGCTGCTGATCGTCGTCCTGGTCGCCCGCGAGGTGCTCCGGGTACGGCTGCGGCCGGGCGAGACCTGGCGGTTGCAGCCACTGACCGTCTGGTCGACGTTCCTGGTCATCGTCCTCGCCGTCGTCATCGTCGAACGTTTCCTGACATTGGGGTAG
- a CDS encoding acetolactate synthase large subunit: protein MNGAQSVMQTLLDSGVEVCFANPGTSEMHFVAALDTVPRMRGVLGLFEGVVTGAADGYARVAGKPAVALLHLGPGLANGYANLHNARRAATPVVDLVGDHATYHQRYDTPLNTDIRSIAGTLRGWVRCSQSSAGAGADAAAATAAAQDPPGRVATLILPADVSWNEGGRVAEPVPLSSPSPVGDATVAEIASVLRGGEPALLLIGGAACHEAGLRAVGRITAATGVRVLLETWPARLEAGAGLPAFERLAYANEKAVRQLAGISHLVLAGAKAPVSFFAYPGIRSEQAPENAETHVLADTANDVVAALEALAEIVAPRGGPALTETAGRELPSGRLTGRNWAEVIGALLPEGAIVSDESMTSGFFNLQGVLAAAPRHDLLTLTGGAIGQGLPVAVGAAIGAPDRPVVGLQADGAAMYTIQALWTQARESLDVTTVLLNNRAYAVLRWELENVGARTSGSRAGRLFDLSEPDLDFVRISEGLGVPAARATTAEELAREFARAVAEPGPHLIEAVLS, encoded by the coding sequence ATGAACGGTGCGCAGTCTGTTATGCAAACCTTGCTCGACAGCGGGGTAGAGGTCTGTTTCGCGAACCCAGGGACATCGGAGATGCACTTCGTCGCCGCGCTGGACACGGTTCCGCGGATGCGGGGCGTGCTCGGGCTGTTCGAAGGCGTGGTGACGGGGGCCGCCGACGGCTACGCGCGCGTAGCCGGGAAGCCCGCGGTGGCTCTGCTGCATCTCGGGCCGGGGCTGGCGAACGGGTACGCGAACCTGCACAACGCGCGGCGGGCGGCCACTCCGGTCGTCGACCTGGTCGGTGATCACGCGACCTACCACCAGCGGTACGACACGCCCCTGAACACTGACATCCGGTCCATCGCCGGCACGCTCCGCGGTTGGGTCCGGTGCTCCCAGAGCTCCGCCGGTGCCGGGGCCGACGCGGCCGCGGCGACGGCCGCGGCACAGGATCCGCCCGGCCGGGTCGCGACGCTCATCCTGCCCGCCGATGTCTCCTGGAACGAAGGGGGACGGGTCGCGGAGCCGGTGCCGCTCTCGTCCCCCTCGCCGGTCGGCGACGCGACGGTGGCCGAGATCGCCTCGGTCCTGCGCGGCGGCGAACCCGCCCTGCTCCTCATCGGTGGCGCCGCCTGTCACGAGGCGGGTCTGCGCGCCGTCGGCAGGATCACCGCCGCCACCGGCGTACGGGTGCTCCTTGAGACCTGGCCCGCGCGCCTGGAGGCCGGTGCCGGTCTGCCCGCCTTCGAACGGCTCGCCTACGCGAACGAGAAGGCGGTCCGGCAGCTCGCCGGCATCTCCCACCTGGTCCTGGCCGGTGCGAAGGCGCCCGTCTCGTTCTTCGCCTATCCCGGCATCCGGAGCGAGCAGGCACCGGAGAACGCCGAGACGCACGTACTCGCGGACACCGCGAACGACGTCGTCGCGGCGCTGGAGGCGCTCGCCGAGATCGTGGCTCCCCGGGGCGGCCCCGCGCTGACGGAGACGGCCGGACGTGAGCTCCCGTCCGGGCGGCTGACCGGCCGGAACTGGGCCGAGGTCATCGGGGCACTCCTGCCGGAGGGCGCGATCGTCTCCGACGAGTCGATGACGTCCGGATTCTTCAACCTCCAGGGGGTTCTCGCGGCCGCTCCACGCCACGACCTGCTCACGCTCACCGGCGGTGCCATCGGGCAGGGCCTGCCCGTGGCGGTCGGGGCGGCCATCGGCGCGCCGGACCGTCCGGTGGTCGGCCTCCAGGCCGACGGCGCCGCCATGTACACGATCCAGGCCCTGTGGACCCAGGCGCGGGAGAGCCTCGACGTGACGACGGTGCTGCTCAACAACCGCGCCTACGCGGTCCTGCGGTGGGAGCTGGAGAACGTGGGCGCGCGTACGTCCGGGTCCCGTGCGGGCCGGCTCTTCGACCTGTCAGAACCCGACCTGGACTTCGTCAGGATCTCCGAGGGGCTCGGCGTGCCGGCCGCCCGCGCCACGACGGCCGAGGAGCTCGCGCGGGAGTTCGCCCGGGCCGTCGCCGAGCCCGGGCCGCATCTGATCGAGGCCGTCCTGTCCTGA
- a CDS encoding polysaccharide deacetylase family protein — translation MSGERSVRTAGERRPYDQGPVPVLMYHSIGGSDRLAVRPEAFADQMAYLKDNGFTPLPFSGRARPAERPVVITFDDGYADFHEHALPVLDRYGFAATVFVTTGWLRDAGPCAAGRPLGRMLSWRQTEEIAATGVEIGAHSHSHAQLDQLAAPALAEELRRSRGLLEERLGRRIAAMAYPYGYSSARVRREVRACGYTAACAVANAVMDDRHDPFAVPRLTVRAATSLHGFDRALDGRGFGTDHVLTKGYAVLRRSRYAARRLRGVA, via the coding sequence GTGAGCGGTGAGAGATCGGTGCGTACGGCCGGTGAGCGCCGGCCCTACGACCAAGGCCCGGTGCCGGTCCTGATGTACCACTCGATCGGCGGGTCCGACCGGCTGGCGGTACGGCCCGAGGCGTTCGCCGACCAGATGGCCTACCTGAAGGACAACGGCTTCACCCCGCTGCCGTTCTCCGGCCGAGCGCGGCCGGCCGAGCGGCCCGTGGTGATCACCTTCGATGACGGGTACGCCGACTTCCACGAGCACGCGCTGCCGGTGCTGGACCGCTACGGGTTCGCCGCGACGGTGTTCGTGACCACCGGCTGGCTGCGTGACGCCGGGCCCTGTGCCGCGGGGCGCCCGCTGGGCCGGATGCTCAGCTGGCGGCAGACCGAGGAGATCGCCGCCACCGGAGTGGAGATCGGCGCGCACAGTCACAGCCACGCCCAGCTCGACCAGCTCGCCGCCCCGGCCCTGGCCGAGGAGCTGCGCCGCAGCCGCGGGCTGCTCGAGGAGCGGCTCGGACGCCGCATCGCCGCGATGGCCTATCCGTACGGTTACTCCAGTGCCCGGGTGCGCCGTGAGGTGCGCGCCTGCGGATACACCGCGGCCTGCGCGGTGGCCAACGCCGTGATGGACGACCGCCACGATCCATTCGCCGTGCCACGGCTGACCGTACGCGCGGCCACTTCTCTCCACGGATTCGACCGAGCCCTCGACGGCCGGGGGTTCGGCACCGACCACGTGCTGACCAAGGGATACGCGGTCCTGCGCCGGTCCCGGTACGCGGCACGACGGCTGCGGGGAGTCGCGTGA
- a CDS encoding GNAT family N-acetyltransferase: MKIEVVHPKELGEAEVRRWRALQASTPTLANPFLSPEFTLAVGRFRPGARVAVLGDESGIAGFFPHERHTLGIGRPIGAGLTDCQGLVAPPGIELDVRALLRACRLSVWEFDHLLADQTAFAPYHAETRVEPVMDLSEGFTAYAEGARQRAPKTIKTVRYKERKLGREAGEVTYIFSERGTGELHRLMAWKSAQYRRTGRTDRFAESWIVALVEHLHATGTGVLSVLRAGGRPISAHLGLRSGTVMAGWFPAYDMEFSRYSPGMVGHLRMAEAAAGAGITQIAMGRGGREYKDWLKNGEFPIAEGRVARASAAAGLHWVKDAPVRRARSAVLAHPALYARADRVLKTYARLRRHTGDAA; the protein is encoded by the coding sequence ATGAAGATCGAGGTCGTTCATCCCAAGGAGCTCGGCGAAGCCGAGGTGCGCCGATGGCGTGCCCTCCAGGCCTCCACCCCCACCCTTGCCAACCCCTTTCTGTCCCCGGAGTTCACCCTCGCGGTGGGCCGGTTCCGTCCCGGCGCACGTGTGGCGGTGCTCGGTGACGAGTCCGGCATCGCCGGGTTCTTCCCGCACGAACGCCACACCCTGGGCATCGGCCGTCCCATCGGCGCCGGGCTGACCGACTGCCAGGGGCTCGTCGCGCCGCCCGGCATCGAGCTCGACGTACGTGCCCTGCTGCGCGCCTGCCGCCTGTCGGTCTGGGAGTTCGACCACCTGCTCGCCGACCAGACCGCCTTCGCGCCCTACCACGCGGAGACGCGTGTCGAGCCGGTCATGGATCTGAGCGAGGGCTTCACGGCGTACGCCGAGGGCGCGCGGCAGCGGGCGCCCAAGACGATCAAGACGGTCCGGTACAAGGAACGCAAGCTCGGACGTGAGGCCGGCGAGGTCACCTACATCTTCAGCGAGCGCGGCACGGGCGAGCTCCACCGCCTGATGGCCTGGAAGTCGGCCCAGTACCGCCGCACCGGCCGCACCGACCGGTTCGCCGAGTCCTGGATCGTCGCCCTCGTCGAACACCTGCACGCGACCGGCACCGGCGTGCTCAGCGTCCTGCGTGCCGGCGGCCGTCCCATCTCGGCCCACCTCGGCCTGCGCTCGGGCACGGTGATGGCCGGGTGGTTCCCCGCGTACGACATGGAGTTCAGCAGATACTCCCCCGGCATGGTCGGTCATCTGCGGATGGCCGAGGCGGCGGCCGGCGCCGGCATCACGCAGATCGCCATGGGCCGTGGCGGCCGGGAGTACAAGGACTGGCTGAAGAACGGGGAGTTCCCGATCGCCGAGGGCCGGGTGGCCCGTGCGTCGGCGGCCGCCGGGCTGCACTGGGTCAAAGACGCCCCGGTGCGCCGGGCGCGCAGCGCCGTGCTCGCCCATCCCGCCCTGTACGCGCGGGCGGACCGGGTACTCAAGACCTACGCCCGCCTGCGCCGTCACACCGGGGACGCGGCGTGA
- a CDS encoding glycosyltransferase family 2 protein — protein MHEPDSVQLTDGMQSGAVLHHLDAARYRASWPTVSAVIPTLNEAENLRWLLPRLSGVDEIIIVDGESDDGTIDLVRKLRPDAVVIEQPPIGKGAAMRAGFQAATSDVIVSIDADGSMDPKEIDAFVALICCGFDVVKGSRYCVGGGSDDLTLIRRAGNLWLTRLANVLYGVRWTDLCYGYIALRRSVVDRLGLAADGFEIETELCVNAITAGLRVAEVPSHELDRRSGESKLNARRDGLRVLRTMMRNRRTPPRAVLPRYEPGFEEAG, from the coding sequence ATGCACGAGCCGGACTCTGTCCAACTCACCGACGGCATGCAATCCGGCGCGGTCCTGCACCACCTTGATGCCGCACGCTACCGCGCTTCCTGGCCGACCGTCTCCGCCGTCATCCCAACGCTCAACGAAGCCGAGAATCTCCGATGGCTCCTGCCCCGTCTCTCCGGGGTGGACGAGATCATCATCGTCGACGGCGAATCCGATGACGGCACCATCGACCTCGTACGCAAGCTTCGCCCGGACGCGGTCGTCATCGAGCAACCCCCCATCGGCAAGGGCGCCGCGATGCGAGCCGGGTTCCAGGCCGCCACCAGCGACGTGATCGTCTCCATCGACGCCGACGGAAGCATGGATCCTAAGGAGATCGACGCGTTCGTCGCGCTGATCTGCTGCGGGTTCGACGTCGTGAAGGGTTCCCGCTACTGCGTCGGCGGCGGCTCCGACGACCTGACCCTCATCCGCCGGGCCGGCAACCTCTGGCTCACCAGGCTCGCCAACGTGCTGTACGGCGTGCGCTGGACCGACCTTTGCTACGGCTACATCGCCCTGCGCCGTTCGGTCGTCGACCGGCTCGGCCTGGCGGCCGACGGCTTCGAGATCGAGACCGAGCTCTGCGTCAACGCGATCACGGCCGGCCTCCGCGTCGCGGAAGTCCCCAGCCACGAGCTCGACCGCCGCTCAGGCGAGTCGAAGCTGAACGCCCGCCGCGACGGCCTGCGGGTCCTGCGCACGATGATGCGAAACCGGCGCACACCCCCACGTGCGGTCCTGCCCCGCTACGAGCCCGGCTTCGAGGAGGCGGGTTGA
- a CDS encoding glycosyltransferase family 2 protein: protein MKISVVICAYTEERWDDVLAAVGSVRSQSLPAHEIILVVDHNPALLGRLRLALTDVKVIPNSGRRGLSGGKNTGVAAARGDVVAFLDDDATAEADWLAAMAGGYDVANVAGVGGLTLPRWDTAVPRWFPDEFAWVVGCTYRGMAAGPIRNLMGGNASFRREAFDVAGGFRSGIGRAAGGRPLGCEETEFCIRLRQAAPETVLLFEDRAVIWHRVPAERARFAYFRSRCYAEGLSKAMVTRSVGMGDGLASERRHALVALPRGVAHGLRAAVTGDPYGLGRAASIVAGLAFTTAGYAAGSIRASEVHRPAVSTRRSEQEAQ, encoded by the coding sequence GTGAAGATCTCGGTCGTCATCTGCGCGTACACCGAGGAGCGGTGGGACGACGTCCTGGCCGCGGTCGGGTCGGTGCGCTCCCAGAGCCTGCCCGCGCACGAGATCATCCTCGTGGTCGACCACAACCCGGCGCTGCTGGGCCGGCTGCGCCTGGCGCTGACGGACGTGAAGGTCATCCCCAACTCCGGCCGGCGCGGACTCTCCGGCGGCAAGAACACCGGTGTCGCGGCGGCCCGCGGCGACGTCGTCGCCTTCCTCGACGACGACGCGACCGCCGAGGCGGATTGGCTGGCGGCGATGGCCGGCGGCTACGACGTCGCGAACGTCGCCGGGGTCGGCGGCCTGACGCTGCCGCGCTGGGACACCGCGGTCCCCCGGTGGTTCCCCGACGAGTTCGCCTGGGTCGTCGGCTGCACCTACCGCGGCATGGCCGCGGGGCCGATCCGCAACCTGATGGGCGGTAACGCGTCCTTCCGGCGTGAGGCGTTCGACGTGGCCGGCGGCTTCCGCAGCGGTATCGGCCGCGCGGCCGGCGGGAGGCCGCTGGGCTGTGAGGAGACGGAGTTCTGCATCCGGCTACGGCAGGCCGCGCCCGAGACGGTGCTGCTGTTCGAGGACAGAGCGGTGATCTGGCACCGGGTGCCGGCCGAACGCGCACGCTTCGCCTACTTCCGCAGCCGTTGCTACGCCGAAGGGCTCTCCAAGGCGATGGTCACGCGGAGCGTCGGGATGGGCGACGGCCTGGCCAGCGAACGCCGGCACGCGCTGGTGGCGCTCCCGCGCGGCGTCGCGCACGGACTGCGGGCCGCCGTCACCGGTGACCCGTACGGTCTCGGCCGCGCCGCCTCGATCGTCGCCGGGCTGGCGTTCACGACCGCCGGCTATGCCGCCGGCTCCATCCGGGCGAGCGAGGTTCACCGTCCGGCGGTGAGCACACGCCGCAGCGAACAGGAGGCACAGTGA